The genomic region CAAGAGCTGTAACAGGAGGGAACTTGTTACTGCTTACTGCTGCCTGTTTCTACCACTCACTGCTGCCAGAAGTCAAGGATTACAAAAACCGCCAAAGGCCCAGGATTACTATCACTGGAAGAACTTCTCACCTACTCACAGTTCCTATCTGCGTAGAGCAAAAAGACCCCAGCCAGCTGATTGTCAACAGAGTTCCAGTCATAATTTCTGTTAGTATATGAAACATTTGGTTGGCCACAGTCTTTCCTTTCAGTCAGAATTAGCATTTTCTAGACCACTGGTTCTCAATTGGAAATGTGTTTTGAGTGGATTCATGGAACTTGGCCTTGCTCCAGATTTACTGAATCTCTTTGATATTCTTGATATAAAAAATTATGTCTCTGGATTATCATAGTTTATAtcttaaaatagttttgtttaAAAACTTATGTCTATCCATTTTACTAAGTCAGCTATAACCTTTCCTGACTTTTAAAAACCAACTTCCACAATCTCTGTAGTGGTATTTTGTGTAAAACTTTTTAGGAAAGgtctttgttatttttgctttgcAAAAATAACCAGATTGCATTATGAGTTCCATTATTCTTCGAAACCCTCATCAAACCTGTCACTTTAAAAGTTATCAGTAATAAATGAACTATCATCATTTAAAAGCATATCCTATAAAGATATGTTCTTTACATTATAAAAATACTTACCTGAAAATTGTTCTATAAGCTACAGTTAGAATTTATTTTCAACAAGGAAGAACAGTACTAGTGTTGTAGGCTCATGCATCCTCTGATCAAAATATCCccaattctttgtgtcccacatggaagaatccagacaggacatgtgggtgtaggGAAGGAGTTTCAAAACGCCATGGTGGGGCCAGATGGAAGCCAGAAGCAGAGAGCACATCTTTCTCTATTTCAGGTACTttaaaaacctacactaacctatgggaagggaaggatCTGGTGATTTCCAACCACCAATAATCAGTGAGGGGCCTGGGTGGTCCCTGGGAGGAACTGGAGGAGGTTTGAGTAGTTCCCATGTCAGGGTGTAAATAACTTACACTCActtacaattgaaaagaaggctcaaagaaagaaaagaatgttcaatctgaaatacagcCTTAAATCATACATATTTCAAGAGTCCCAAACTTTATCTGTCTTAGCCTGCCTCACCAGAGGCTCATGGAAAAGGCTGACCAGGTGCTTCAATACAAAGTTGAAGTGACAATGTTCagacaacttttttaaaaaaaaatattttcagtacatTAAACATACtcataaaaaaattctaaaatgtacAATCCTTCCTTTTTATTACAGTACAATAAGACTCCAAAGATGGAATTCTTGAAGTTTACAATTCAAAATCAAATTAGgacaatattaaatatttacaaaactatcttttaaaaatataaagttacaTACGGTTTTGTAAAGTTGACAAAAGAATGGCCCAAAAAATGGGAGAatgttccttcatttttaaaagaaaataatcccaaCAGGAGGTGTGAAGGTTTTCAGTACTGGTAGCCACGCAGCTAAAAACTAACCTTTCCATGGGATGACAGAGCTGGGACTGGGGCCATTGCCCCACCTCAGGTCAGATTTTGAACACCcaaagaattatgaaaaaaaaaatcacaaactttCAGTGTTGTCGATtcactttggttttgttttttttaatttcagaattgAAACAAGGGATTTTGGACTGCCAGCTAAAAATTATAACCCCTGGGTCTGGTATaatagctcatacctgtaatcccagatattcaggaAGTGGAGGTTGAGAGGATCATGatgagaccagcccaagcaaaaagttagtgagaccccatttcaacaaacaagctgagcatggtggtgcatcctTGTTATCCTGGCTATACAGGAAGTacagataggaggatcgtggtccaaggccCACCCTGGGCAAAAGAAAAGCCACTATCTAAAAAGTAAAAGGAGCTGGGGGCATAGGCCAAGTGGCAGTGCACCCACCtaccaagcacagggccctgaattcaaattccaatacagccaataaataaataaaaataaaatgataacccTGGAGTAAAATTACCTGGTTAAACAATTTTTAGATCACACCAGAGGACTAAGACTCAAGTAAGATCAGATGATTTCAATCTCAGAACAAAAATGAATCACTAAAGACTGAACTAGTAAGGACTTTTTTGTAACTTCaaaaatctgtttaaaaaaattaacaacacTGTGGACTTTGAATTTACAAGTTCCTTTTCCATTGATgacccctttctttctttttggcagtactggagtttgaacttagggcttcacgcttgctaggcaagtgctcaagcACTAGAGCAACTTCACCAGTCCtgtttgtgttggatattttcaagataggtcttgtgaactatttgccctggctgtcttcaaactgcgatcctcctgatctctgtctcctgagtagccaggattataagagtgagccaccagcgcctggcagtgTCCCCTTTCTGTTTCAGAGCCCCATCCATATATTTATTGTCATATCTACAATCTCCTTTGATCTGTGATAGTTTTTCAGCCTTTATCATTTCTCATGGCCTTGACAGTCTGGAGGGGCCCTAGTCAGGTACTCTTCAGAATGCCGCCAATTTgagtttgtctgatgttttccgTGGATACACTTGGTGCgcggttttttgtttgtttgtttgtttgtttgaaaaagTGCCAGAGATGTGAAGTGCCTTTCTCATCACATCATATCACAGTACGTTTTACTCACGTGATATCATAGGAAGCTAGCCCTCATCACTTGGGTGAGGTAATGTTTGCTAGTTACTGTTTATTCTCTACTCCTTGGAAATAAGTAATTAAGTCTAGCTCACtctgaggggaggagaagggagattaAACTCCACTCTCTAGAGGGCAAGAATCTACCTacattaaatggaattcttctGTAGGAAAGAtgtttttttcttgcttatttgttAATTTACTTAATCATCTATTTGCACTAGTGTGTAcccacatgtatttattttattctttgagttAAAATCCAGTACTATATTTAACATAGGGCTCAAATTTTTCCATCTTTGGTCATTGAGAACTTTCAGGTTAGCTCTTGGgtatatagcttttaaaaataactgatggctcatacctataatactagctactcaggaggcagcgataaggatcgcagtttgaagccagcctgggcaaatagttctcaaccctatctcaaaaaaaaaacacacacaaaagggctggtggagtggctgaaggtgaaggccctgagttcaagccccagtaccacacacacacacacacacacacacaaaaacactttattgaaatatattgaaATGTGCCTGACATAATAATATATTGATATAATGTTGGCATAAAATACCatacatatttaatgtatacaTCTTATGAGTTTAGGAATAAGTATATACCCATGAAACCGTCACAACTATCAAGGCCATGAACATGTCCGTCATTTCCCAAACTTTCTTCCCATtccattcattgttttattattattattatagataTGATCACTTAACATAGATCTACTCTTTTagcaaattttttttcattttttttttattattcatatgtgcatacaagacttgggtcatttctcccccctccccccaccccctcccttaccaccccctccaccccctccctctccccccctcaatacccagcagaaactattttgcccttatttctaattttgttgtagagagagtataggcaataataggaaggaacaaggggttttgctggttgagataaggatagctatacagggcattgactcacattgatttcctgtgcatgggtgttaccttctaggttaattctttttgatctaaccttttctctagtacctgttccccttttcctattggcctcagttgctttaaggtatgtgctttagtttctctgcgttaagggcaacaaatgctagcttgttttttaggtgtcttacctatcctcacccctcccttgtgtgctctcgcttttatcatgtgctcagagtccaatccccttgttgtgtttgcccttgatctaatgtccacatatgagggagaacatacaatttttggttttttgagccaggctaacctcactcagaatgatgttctccaattccatccatttaccagcgaatgataacatttcgttcttcttcgtggctgcataaaattccattgtgtatagataccacattttcttaatccattcgtcagtggtggggcatcttggctgtttccataacttggctattgtgaatagtgccgcaataaacatggatgtgcaggtgcctctggagtaacagtcttttgagtatatccccaagagaggtattgctgatcaaatggtagatcgatgtccagctttttaagtagcctccaaatttttttccagagtggttgtactagtctacattcccatcaacagtgtaagagggttcctttttccccgcatcctcgccaacaccttccCAGAGCTCTCACCATTTCTAGACACAGGAATACCTCTGCTCAGCTACCCAAACCCTATTCTCAAAACCTGCAGGTCACCTAAGCAAGTCAAGTTCTAAGTCTGAGAATCCAAACATATGAGAAGAACAttggattttgtttcattttatatatataatatacatatattatatataatatataaatatatatttacatagttatatgttatatattatataattatacattaatatatcttaattatattTGTTGCTTATACATTTAAgatatatattatctatataaCATGATATatgatatgtaatatatattattcaGTTTACAAATTGTCTacattatgtatatacatttatatattttaatatataaaacttAGTATGTAAAACTTATATAAGTTATAtcatatgcattatatatataatatttaatatatgtgaGATATAATACCCAGGAATTTTGTCTCAGAACAGTCAagaagatttgaaaatatttggtaTAGAAAGGGTTGAGAATCTTTTTTTTAGACTATTAATCACTGGGTAATGTTTCTAAAAGCAATGTTCCTCTCTAGAGATGGGCTCAGAAGTGGTCTCTACATCTTAGATgttgaacacacacacatcccagaaAACTTCTAATAAACCAATAGAAATAAtctatcattattatttaataagtaaaaaaaaaacttgttcaaAACCTTTTCAATTAGTTTGCTTCTCTTGCTACTTTAAActttcacctttcttttttaaaaagtttactaGGTTCACTCCTAActaaagaatgaatgaaggagtCATTTCTGTTGTTGACAAAGACTTTCAAAATAGCCTAGGCATCCCAGgtgacagagaggaaagaaagatggctccccaacaaagaaaagattGAACTGAAACTTGAACCTAGAGTTTCTGAATTGAATTCTAAACTTAATAACCCAGACCCCACAAGGAATGTTGAACCAGGGGTTGAATTGAGTAAAAAGAATTTAGGgacttaaaatatgaaataagggGGCTGACCCCTATaaatttccctgtgtgaatttaATACACCTGTACTCATTTGGAAGATTATAGGTTATATAACCAACACCCCAAGCAATCTCTTTCCTGATGGAATCATACCCGGAAAACTTGAATCTCAGGGTAGTCATATTTCAGTATAAACTGATCATTCAAACACTATTTAGGCAGGCTCTGGAGCCCAGGACACAATCCCTCAACCTGACACCATGGAGCTGGGAGGGGCCTTCACCATCTTTCTGGCACTCTGCTTGTCTTGTCTCTTCATCCTCCTTGCCTGGAAACGAATCAACAAGGGGGGAAAGCTACCCCCAGGTCCCACACCAATACCTTTCCTGGGGAACCTACTGCAAATTCGCACTGATGCCATTTTCCAGTCTTTCATGAAGGTGAGTCTGTGTACCTCCTCTAGTAGGGCTGGAAACAACTAATCCTATAGCCAGATACATGGAGAACCTTGTGACTTCTAAAACATAGACTTTTGGAAACAGTTTTTGCGAACCTTAGAATTCTGAAATTCCGGAATCttggaaatataaatttatgGTACATGGTAATCTCAGGCCTTTGGAATCTCATATCCTTAAACAAAAAGACTCTTGTCCTCAGGTTGTCTTAGAACTTTAAGATTCAATTTTATGAAATCTTAAGATTCTAGAAATTTAGCATTTCAGAGTGAAAAGCATGAATTCCAAAGTTCATCTAATATAGGCCCATCACAGATGAAATTAAGACTTTCAGGATAGGGAGTGGTTCTTTTCCAGTCACAGAAGTCAATTTCTATGCCTTTTTTCCAATAGTTCTTCCAAACATAGGACTTACTGTTGTGTGTCGTTCCCAAATTTGTAGCCCCCTGAAATCTCCGCCTTCTAAACTTCCTGACTGGTCTACATGTCATGCTCCACTCCaccctttcttctgtcttccttcaCGCCCAGCTCCAGGAGAAATACGGCCCTGTGTTCACCGTGTACTTGGGTCCCCGACCAGTAGTTATTTTATGTGGACATGAGGCGGTGAAGGAGGCTCTGATAGACCAAGCAGATGACTTCAGTGGCCGGGGAGAAATGGCCACAATAGAGAGGAACTTCCAAGGTTATGGTaggtaacaacaataaaaaatgattataataCTATCAGTATGCTCCATGCTCTTTTATCAGTACTACACAGGAATTATTGCATTGACTCTTTTGAGAAAGGTATCAATATCATGCTAATTTTGCAAATGGGAAAGCAAAAGGCAAGAAAGACTAGGTAATGTCACAGTAGTGGGTAGAACCACTTTGTTTTGAACTCCACATCTGACTCTAAAGTACTTGCTGTGCCATTCATTATTTTGCTAACTTAGTAAATTAATGTGGTACTCTTTGTGTGCCCATAAAAGCATTCATATCCAAACTTTCTTATCTtcctacacacacatatataacacaCAGGTCTCTGCTTCCTCCACTTAGGATGATTCTTTTCTAGTGTTATCTACATATCCACCTGTCTGCATCCTTCAATTCcaaccaggctaacctcatttttttcatctatctatctgtatatctatctatctgtctatctatcatctatcatctctctctctgaacctaaactttttcttccttttacccaTTGCTCCATAAATCCATCAAAACTACACTCATTAATTATTCTTTCTGTACAAACATTTTTCCATCCTGTTGTTTAAATATCTATCAATTAATTTTCCATTCATGCATTAATTCATCACTCAATCTATCCATTTACTAACCTTTTCATCAATCATATATctattaatctttcttttcttggcaaggagttgaactcagagcctcagacttgttaggcaggtagtctaccactttagtcacaccACCAGGCCTTTTGtgttgcttattattattattaaattatttggctttactaggatttgaactcggggcttcgtgcttgccaaccaggtgctctaccacttgagccagtctaccagtgttggttatgtttgagatagggtctcattttatgcccaggccaacctggacatgaccctatttgtgcttccccatgtagctaggatgacaggcacataccactgcacccagacattggttgagatggggttttgaaaactttttgcctgggctggtcttgaaccgtgatcctcctgatatctgcttcttgagtagccaggataataggcatgagccaccgtgcATGGCTTTACATCTATtaatctatccatccacccatacaTCCACCATTCCAGTTataaattcttccttcctttatcgACCcaccaaaataatttcattaaatttccTAACAATTCATCAATCCATAATCTGATAATTTATAAATGACTCATACTACACCTTAAGTCCTTCTGTGCAATCTATATTGATATACAGATGTGAGCTTCTGTGTACACAATAAATGCACATCTAGAGAATCCAATGTCAGATAGAAAAACAGAACTAATACGTACACATGAGAGTAACATATGGCATTCTATTCATACCTCCTCTACCTTCCTAGGCATTAACCAAATAATTTATCCAGTTCCAGCTCTGTGTCCCATAAGAAACTATCCTTGATGTCCCCTTTTCATTCCTACCTGAATTTCCCTTCCATTCACCTCAGTACAGATGCTTTTGAGGGTCCTTCAGATGGAGAATTTTAGCTTCCTTATTGATTCTGAAGGTTGGGAGGGGCTTCCTTGAGAGCAGAGTTAAGAACTTTTGCAATATTCCCCCATCCTTGTCTACCACAGAGTTGAGCACAGGAAGGGTGGGGAGGCAGGAGCCTAACACTGAGATCTTGGTAGGTTTAGCTCTGTCCAATGGAGAACGATGGAAGACTCTCCGGCGTTTTTCCCTGACTATCCTTCGAAACTTTGGAATGGGAAAGCGGAGCATTGAGGAGCGGATCCAGGAAGAGGCTGGCTACCTACTGGAGGAATTCCGGAAGACCAAGGGTATGAAGGCCACATGGGGGAGAGGGTTATTAGATGACCGAGGGTTTATGGAAAGCTGAGTTATAAGATGGGCTTTGGTGGCAGAAAGCCCTGAAATGGGAgaggatgggaaatattaaagATTCATTGAGATTTCCAGCCAGTTTCCATGTTAAAATTAACATGGAAGACCCTTAGAGATAGATCTCTTGTCCAGAACCTTCATCAGTGGATCTCAGAGACTGTGAGTTCATCATACTGCATGTAGACTTTGGTGCTGTGTGAGTTTGTATCCTTTTCTGGAGACAGAATcaaattttattatgtttatacatttttatcatggcaaagaaaataacaaaatttatttgCTTCACCATTATTAAGTGTACAGGTCAGTAATGTTAAGTATATTTACACTGCTATGTAATctttagaactttttcatcttgcaaactTGAAactcttttcttatttcattatatatgtatctatataatataataaatatatgacaCAGCACaatgttatattatatatatgtgtatgtatgtatatatgtatgttttttgagacaaggtgtcacTTTGTACctcaggctgttctcaaacttgtgatactccatcctcagcctcctgtatgctaggattacaggcgtgcaccaccacagccagtctatttcattctatttttaaaggaGTGCAGTTGTCACCCCAAAATAAGAtctggaaccaagagagtctagaaagaaaagacacaggagCTGGGAAATACATAGATAACAGATATAAATagagatacatttctttgaaCCAGAAGCTCCTCCTCTGGACTCTGGATGATTTACAGGTTCTACATAAAGGCTTTGATTGCCATGTACCCCCAGAAGTTAGTAAAATTGTACATTTGTCTGCACAGCTCTGGAGAAATTGTTCCCAAGTCTGCTTACCTAACCAgcctcccattttacagatggtacAGCTAAGATCTAGGGAACAATTTTCTAAATAGCCCAAATGGAATCATTGTGGACCTAGACAGAATACtaggtttcttcttttttaaatgtgtctCTTACCATCACTTCCCCTTCAAATCTGTGACACTCTGCCACAAATACATTTAAGCACCAATAACAAAAAATGTTCAAGTTACtccaagtttctttctttctattttcttttctttccttttttttttttttttacttttgagacagggtctccctatatagcccaggttgaccttggaCTAGTGAACATCCTGCCTTAGTGTCCCAAATGtagggattacagctgtgtgccaccatgccctgccaccAAAATTCCTTGAGTGCTTACTACACATCAAGCACTGTGTTAAACATTTTTACATGGATCACGAACCAATGAGATGGTGCCTCAACCAACTTGCAGATTGGGAAATCTAAACTCAAATACAAAATTGAAGTATTGTTCTGCTATTGAGCAGAACATTCAGGACTCAAACCCACCACTGAGTGATTCCACATCCCATATCTCTACTGTTTGCAACACAGGTGCCCCCATCGATCCCACCTTCTTCTTGAGCCGCACTGTGTCCAACGTCATCAGTTCTGTTGTCTTCGGAAGCCGCTTTGACTATGAGGACAAGCAGTTCCTGAGTCTTCTGCAGATGATCAATGAGAGTTTCATTGAGATGAGCGTCCCCTGGGCACAGGTGCCCACAAGTCTCTTCTATGCCCATTCCCCAATCCCAGTTAACTAACTACTTGCCTATGCCTCCCTTAATTCTTCCACTAATTCTGGGAGGCAGAATTATATGCCCAAGTTTCCAAGAAGTAAGGGCCACACCAATTCTTAACCCCAGCCTTTGACTTTGAACTCAGCCTACCTAGTCTCCAGTACCCAGTGCTGACAAATCTCCTTCACCTATTTCCCGCAGCTATATGATATGTACTCTGGAGTCATGCAGTATTTGCCAGGAAGACATAATCACCTGTACTACTTGATAGAGGATCTTAAGGACTTCATAGCATCCAGGGTCAAGGTCAATGAAGCATCCCTGGACCCCCAAAACCCTAGGGACTTCATTGACTGCTTCCTCATCAAGATGCACCAGGTACCTGCTCCCCTTCACCCAGTCTTTTATCTTCTCAAGCCCTAGTGCCTGCAAACCATCCACAAGAGTTGGGCAAAAGAGGAAGTATTATTTCACATGGCTTACTTTTATTTATAGGTGAGATATAGGAACTGTAGAAAAATAAACCCCTTataccttaaaaataataatcatatttaaaattaatgaaatctaattcattttcattaacatgtATCAATTCTACATATTAATGGGGTCCAGTGTGATACTTACATATATGCAAATAGCATGCACTGATCAAACCCAATCTCCCTTTTTCCACCTCCATCTTCCCAATTTCTActaatcactattctacattcagattggcttttggttttttggcttcCACATATCAGAGAGAATATggtgcttgtctttctgtgtctggcttatttcacttaacatcatgtcatccagttctttcattttgctgccaaatgacagaattttgtctttctttatatatatatatatatatataatactctgtatatttatatacacattttctctaaaataaattgTGAATCTGCAAATTTTACTATAAAGTAACTTAAAATCTTATAACTTTATAATTACAAAAGCCATATACTTACAACTGTAGAAAAGGAGAATGGGCCTTTTGAGCCTTAGATTTGAGAAACTGAGAAGCTTAGTCTTTAGACTTGAGTTTAAAGTCACAAGTTTAATGTCTTAGAGATGTAGAAATTTAGAAATGTGACATTTCTAAATGTGACATTGTATTGCTGATTCTTAGAATTATAGAAATTCAAAGGTTTTTATCCTTATAAATTAGAACCAGATAATTTTAAGTGGTGACTAAAAATTATATACACTGATGTCCTAAGTGTTCAAATCTTACAAGacactcctctttcttctcctattCTCTTCTTTGTTCCCTACACTCAATTCACATCGGCCTCTGCCTTGCTGTTCCTCTAACACACCAGACACATTCCTGCCTCAGGTTGTTTCTTATTCCAGATTTGGTTTACCcatcttttctattttccaaaaATGTCTACCTTGTGCACAGGGAGAAAATAAGCAAATCTTGATATAAGAAGTTGATACTATTTATTCACTTTCAGGATAAAGACAATCCACAAACAGAATTCAACTTCAAGAACTTGGTCCTCACCGCTCTCAATCTCTTCTTTGCTGGGACGGAAACGGTGAGCTCTACGCTACGCTATGGATTCTTGCTGTTAATGAAGCATCCTGAGGTAGAAGGTGAGTATCCACTCTAAAACTGCTCATGTGGTACCCCCATTCCTAACTGAAAGGGAGGCATACTCTTTAAAACATAGACTCCCACAGTCTTAGACTGCTTGTCCTTCATAATCATAAGATGTGGAATCTTGAAATCTTTGCCTTGGAAGGTCATTAATTTAATCTTTGACTTGGTGCTTACATTTGTCTCCCATGCCTGCTGAAAATTAGTAGTTTAAAGCAACATATATTTATTGTCTTAAACTCCTAGAATTCAGGTAGCTTTCACTAGGCTAAAACTAAGGTAGAATGTGATTCCTGGCTTTTTTCAGGTTTTAGAGCTGCATTCCTGGATTTATGACTTCCCCAGCATCTTCAAAGTCAGCAGTCTAGCATGTTCAAATCCCTCTTACTTCTGTTGTCGCATCTCTtgttcaaactctgatcctcttgcctctttATTATTCAGATGCACGTGATTATATTAGGACCAATctagataatccaggataatctctttAGCTCAAAATCCTTAATTTAATGACACCTCTAAAGtctgcttttgtcttttttgttatctTCATATACACAACATGCACAGGCTTTAGGGATTAGGATGTGGGTATCTTTGAGACCATAATTTACCACCTGCCTTGTCAAAATCAAATAGAATCCATGCCCAGTAAAATATCATCTGATCTGATTGGGTAAATCCAGTCATGGGGAATTTGTTTCTTGCTTAAGGAAAATCTCCAGTTTGGCTACTCTCTCCACTAATACAGTTTAAAACAAGCCAAAGGCCTTTTTTCATGTACACAGATCAAAGATCTGTGCATGAAAGCCCACATGGAAGCAAGATAGTGTCCTGCTCATCAACTTTCCAAGGCTCCTTGGTGTTTTCATGTAAATACCAAACATCTGAGCTGGAATTCAAGGGTATGTGCTTCCCAATGTCTGATGAATATTTTTTGATATGTCTGTTGTTAAGTAAAAAGAAGCAATTAAAACACACATGGCCTTCAACCCTCTGAGTTCAATTTTTGCTGGAGGTAGTAATAATATCAAGATCCTTAACTCAATGACATTGGTAAAGTTCAGGACATGGCCTGCCCTGGCTTCTCTAACAGAAATTCCTCCTGCCCTTTCCCATTCATCTCCTTTCCTGCTATGTTTCCTGAACTCCAGCCAAGATCCATGAAGAGATCAATCAGGTGATTGGCCCACACCGGATGCCAAGTGTAGATGACCGGGTCAAGATGCCCTACACAGATGCCGTCATCCATGAGATTCAGAGACTGACAGACATTGTGCCCATGGGTGTCCCTCACAATGTCATCCGGGACACTCATTTCCGAGGCTACTTTCTGCCCAAGGTGGGAAAGCACCCATTGTCACCTTCCCCTGCACCCCTTTCTCTTCCTGGTTCTGTATCCCTAGTGTCCAACACTGACTTCTCTTAATTATCTCGTCTTCTTCTCCCCAGGGCACAGACATATATCCACTGCTTGGCTCAGTCCTCAGAGATCCCAAATACTTCCGATACCCAGATGACTTTTATCCTCAACACTTCCTGGATGAACAGGGACGCTTCAAGAAAAATGATGCCTTCGTG from Castor canadensis chromosome 16, mCasCan1.hap1v2, whole genome shotgun sequence harbors:
- the LOC109680162 gene encoding cytochrome P450 2G1, with protein sequence MELGGAFTIFLALCLSCLFILLAWKRINKGGKLPPGPTPIPFLGNLLQIRTDAIFQSFMKLQEKYGPVFTVYLGPRPVVILCGHEAVKEALIDQADDFSGRGEMATIERNFQGYGLALSNGERWKTLRRFSLTILRNFGMGKRSIEERIQEEAGYLLEEFRKTKGAPIDPTFFLSRTVSNVISSVVFGSRFDYEDKQFLSLLQMINESFIEMSVPWAQLYDMYSGVMQYLPGRHNHLYYLIEDLKDFIASRVKVNEASLDPQNPRDFIDCFLIKMHQDKDNPQTEFNFKNLVLTALNLFFAGTETVSSTLRYGFLLLMKHPEVEAKIHEEINQVIGPHRMPSVDDRVKMPYTDAVIHEIQRLTDIVPMGVPHNVIRDTHFRGYFLPKGTDIYPLLGSVLRDPKYFRYPDDFYPQHFLDEQGRFKKNDAFVAFSSGKRICVGEALARMELFLYFTSILQNFSLRSLVPPADIDVTPRISGFGNIPPTYNLCLVAR